DNA from Leucobacter aridicollis:
GCTGGAAGGGCGCCAGCTGTGGTGCGCCGCCACGTGGAAAGGACCTGGTTGTGATTCTCGCGTTCTCTGTCGCTCCGAGTGGGGGCGAAACGAGCTCAGACGGTTCAGTTTCGGATGCGGTCGCGCAGGCCGTTGCAATCGTGCGCGAGTCTGGGTTGCCGCACCGAACGAGCAGCATGTTCACCGAGATCGAAGGCGAGTGGGATGAGGTCTTCGACGTCGTGAAGCGCGCGACCGAGGCCGTCATGCCGTTCGGCTCGCGGATATCGCTCGTTATGAAGGCCGACATCAGGCCCGGGTTCACTGGCGAACTCGACGGCAAGCTTGAGCGCCTCGAGCAGGCGATCGAGGGCGGCGTGCCCGACGCCCGGGCCCGCGGCCGCCACAGCTAGCCGTTCTGGGGTGGGGCGCGCAGGGTGCGGCCCTCGGGGCGCCTCTGCTTGTGGTGCTGCGAGCCCCTGCCTGAGCCCGTGCTTGAGCCTGAGCTTGAGCCCGTGCTTGAGCCCTGCTGCCACGCCCACTTCCAATGTGATCTGCAATAGTTAGGCCCCGCCCGAGGCGTGTCGGGCATTCCACCTGCAGATCCACGGACTTATTGCGGCAACGCCTTCCCCTGCAAGCACCTGGGAGAAGCTCCGACTGAGCTGAACTCTGTGTCCACTGACCGAAGAGCGGGGAATCCACCGCCTCCCAGAGATCTCCCTCTGCCGCTGTCTATGTGATCTGCAGTAGATATGCCCAGCCGCTGGCGTGTCGGGCATTCGAACTGCAGATTGCAGTGGGTGCGGGTGCTTGGTGTGGCTGTGACTGGTGCTGGCTGCGGGTGCGGGTGCTGGCTGCGGCTGTGGCTGTGGCTGTGACTGGTGCTGGCTGTGGGTATGGGTGCGGCTGTGGCAGGGCGGACGAGCCCGCAGCAAGGGCACCGTGGCGCGGGCCGCCCGCCAGCCCTGATAGGGTTATCGAGTGAAAACCTTCGACACGCTCTTCGCCGAGCTCGCCGAGAAGGCCGCATCGCGGCCCGAAGGCAGCGACACTGTCGCCCGGCTGGACGCTGGCGTGCATTCGATCGGGAAGAAGATCGTCGAAGAGGCGGCAGAGGTCTGGATGGCGGCCGAGTACGAGTCGCAAGAGGCCTGCGCCGAGGAGATCAGCCAGCTGCTGTACCACCTTCAGGTGCTCATGCTCGCAAAGGGCATGACCCTCGAAGACGTGTACACGCATCTGTAGCGTCGACGCTCGGCTTGAGCCATGCGTCGGCGCGTTTCGCTGACCTTTAAAACTCACTCGGCCGAAACACACTCGTGCGCCGGCCACGATGGAAGGACATTCCACATGCTGCGCATCGCAGTTCCGAACAAGGGCTCGCTGTCAGAGATTGCCGCGGAGATGCTCGCGGAGGCCGGCTACTCCGGCCGCAAGGATTCCCGCAAGCTTGTTCACGCGGACCCGAAGAACGACGTCGAGTTCTTCTACCTCCGACCCCGCGACATCGCTACGTACGTCGGCTCGGGTGCGCTCGATGTCGGCATCACCGGCCGCGACCTGCTGCTCGATTCCGGTTCCGAGGCGCACGAGATCGCGGAGCTCGACTTCGCGGACTCGACGTTCCGGTTCGCCTCGCCCGCCGAGGGCGACATCAAGGAACTCACAGACCTGCAGGGCAAGCGCGTCGCGACGAGCTACCCGCTGCTCGTCGACACGTTCCTGCGCAAGCACGGCGTCGAGTCGACGCTCGTGAAGCTTGACGGCGCCGTCGAGTCGGCGGTGCAGCTCGGCGTTGCCGATGCCGTCGCCGACGTCGTCTCAACGGGCGCGACCCTGCGCGCGGCTGGCCTCGAGATCTTCGGCCCCGTCATTCTGGATTCGACGGCCGTGCTCATTGGGGGCCCGAGCCAGCACCCCGGCATGGAGCGCCTCATGCGTCGGCTGCGCGGCGTGCTCGTCGCCCGGAAGTTCGTCATCATGGACTACGACCTGCCGGTCGCGCACCTCGACGACGCGATCGCCGTCGCAGGCGGCATTGAGTCGCCAACCGTGTCGCCGCTGCGCGACGAGGAATGGGTCGCGGTACGCGTCATGGTTCCGTCCGATGACGCAAACACGATCATGGACAGGCTCTACGATCTCGGCGCCCGTGCGATTCTCGTGACCGCGATCCACGCCGCACGCCTGTAAAGGGAGGGACGCAGATGTCTGTTGCAGTACGCGTGATTCCCTGTCTCGACGTCGCCGGTGGCCGCGTCGTGAAGGGCGTGAACTTTCTGAATCTCCAGGACGCTGGCGACCCCGTCGAACTTGCCGCGAAGTACGCCGAGCAGGGCGCCGACGAGCTCACGTTCCTCGATGTGACCGCGACCGTTGACGGCCGCGCGACAACCTATGACGTGGTGCGTCGCACCGCCGAGCAGGTCTTTATCCCGCTCACCGTCGGCGGCGGCGTGCGCGAGGTCGACGACGTCGCGCGTCTGCTCGAGGTCGGCGCTGACAAGGTCGGCATCAACTCGGGCGCGATCGCCCGCCCGGCGGTGATCGGCGAGATCGCCGACCGCTTCGGCGCGCAGGTGCTCGTGCTGTCGCTCGACGTGCGGCGCAGCGATCGGACGCCGAGCGGTTTCGTCGTGACGACGCACGGCGGCAAGCGCGAGACAGACCTCGACGCCCTTGAATGGTGTGTTGAGGCCGTGGAGCGCGGCGCCGGCGAGCTGCTGGTGAACTCGATGGACGCCGACGGCACCCAGGACGGTTTCGACCTCGAGCTCGTGCGCCGCGTCCGGGAGCTGGCGAGCGTTCCGGTCATCGCGTCTGGCGGTGCGGGGGAGCTCGACCACTTCGCGCCGGCGGTTGACGCCGGTGCCGACGCCGTGCTCGCGGCGTCCGTGTTCCACTACGGCAAGTTCACGATCGGCGATGTGAAGGGCGCGCTCGCGGATGCTGGCCACACGGTGCGGATGAGCGCGGCTGGCGGTGCGGCATGAGCGCGGACGCCGCGCAGAACGCGCACACGGAGACCGCGCAGACCGAGACTTCGGCCGAAGCATCAGCGGCCGTCGAAACCGCGATCGCCGGGCTGTCGTTCGGCGCGAACGACCTCATGCCCGCGATGGTGCAAGACGACGACTCCGGCGACGTGCTCATGCTCGCGTGGATGGACGCCGAAGCGGTCCGCCGCACCCTCACCACGGGCCGCGTCACGTACTGGTCGCGCTCGCGCGGCGAGTACTGGCGCAAGGGCGACACGTCGGGGCACCGGCAGTACGTGCGCTCGGTCGCGGCCGACTGCGACGGCGACACACTGCTCGTGCGCGTCGTGCAGGTCGGAGCGGCCTGCCACACGGGCACCCGCACGTGCTTCGACGGCCGTGAGCTGCCTGCCGTCGTTGGCAGCCCGAACGCCGAGTAGCTCGGCGGCCTGCCGGAGCTCGGCGGCCCGCACAGACGACCTGGATACCCCGAGAGATAAGCTGAGTCCGTGAGCAACACCACCACCCGCGCGGAGTTCGAAGTCGAACGCTCCGAGCACGCCGTCATCCCTGTCCGTCGCGAGATCTTCGCCGACGCTGACACCCCGGTGAGCATCTACCGGAAGGTCGCGGGATCGCGCGTCGGTACGTTCCTGCTCGAGTCCGCGGAGCAGGGCGGCGTGTGGACCCGCTTCAGCTTCGTCGGCGCCGGCAGCTTCGGCGTCTTGGGGGAGCGGGACGGGTTCGCGCAGTGGACGCCGAGCACGCACGTGGTCGGTGCGGCGGGCCCGGCGGGTACCGCCAGCGCGCTCGATGAGGATCGCCTGCTGCCCGGCGGAGTGACGCACCTGCAGCCGGTTGAGGCCCTGCGCGCCGCCTACGAGCGCTGGAAGGCGCCGCAGGTGCCAGGGTTGCCGCCGCTCGCGAGCGGGTTCGTCGGGTATCTCGGCTGGGAGACCGTGCGGCAGTTCGAGCGCCTGGATTCGCCGCCGCCCGTGCCGAGCGGCCTGCCAACGCAGGGGCTGAGTTTTGTGTCGGAGCTCGTCGTGATTGACCACCGCGAGGGATCGGTGATCCTGATCGCGAACGTGCTGAACGACGGCGCGCTGGCATCTGACGGCACCGAGCCAGCGGCCGGCGCGGACGCTGACGCGCAGTGGGCCGACGCGCAGCGGCGCCTCGACGCGCTGCAGGCCGCGCTTGCCGCGCCCGAGTCTTCACCGCTTGGCGTGTTGGACCGCGCCGCGCTGCCGGAGCCGCAGCGGCTCACGACGACGCCCGAGTACATGGCGACGGTCGACGCGGCGAAGCGGTACATCGTCGACGGAGACATCTTCCAGGTGGTGCCCTCGCAGCGCTTCGACCAGGAGTGCACCGCCGACCCGCTCGACGTGTATCGGGTGCTTAGGCACCTGAACCCGAGCCCGTTCCTGTACCTCGTGCAGCTTGAGGACAACGATGGCGTGCCGTTCTCGGTCGTCGGGTCGAGCCCCGAGGCGCTCGTGACCGTCCAGGAGCATGGCCACGTGATGACGCATCCCATCGCGGGATCGCGTCCGCGCGGCGAGAGCGTTGAGCAGGACAACCAGTACGCGAAGGATCTCCTCGCCGACGAGAAGGAGCGCGCGGAGCACCTCATGCTTGTCGACCTCGCGCGCAACGACCTTGCCCGCGTGTGCGAGCCGGGCAGCGTCGAGGTGACCGAGTTCATGCGCATCGAGCGCTTCAGCCACATCATGCACATCGTGTCGTCAGTCGAGGGCCAGGTTCGCCCCGACCAGAACCCTGTCGACGTGTTCCGCGCGACGTTCCCGGCTGGCACCCTCAGCGGCGCCCCGAAGCCGCGTGCGCTCGAGATCATCGACGAGCTCGAGCCAGTGCAGCGTGGCGTCTACGGCGGCGTTGTCGGATACTTCGGGCTCGGGGGTGCGGCTGACCTTGCGATCGCGATCCGGACCGCGACGATCCGCGACGGCGTCGCGATGGTGCAGGCGGGCGCGGGGATCGTCGCCGACTCCGTACCCGAGACCGAGGATGCGGAGTGCCAGAGCAAGGCGGCGGCACCGCTCAGGGCGATCGCGATCGCCAACTCCCTGACGAGAACGGAAGCGCATGTCTGACATCAAGCGAAGCAAGCTCACCGGCAAGGGGAGCCTCATCGGGCTCGTCGTGCTCGCAGGCGCGGCCGCGCTGCTCGCGTCGGTGCAGGCCTGGCTCAGCATCGCACTACTGCCCGGCGTCGCCACGGTCGAGGAGCTCACCGTCACCGGCCAGCAGATCACCCCGGCACTCACGCTCATCGCCCTCGCCGCCCTGGCGGCCGCGCTCGTACTGACGATCGCTGGTAAGGGATTTCGTCGGGTCATTGCGGTGCTGATCGTCGCCCTCGGTGGCGGACTCGCGTACTCCGGCGTACAGGCGATCGTGAATCCGCTCGACGGAGCAAGCGGCGCGCTCGAGGGCGTCAGCGGCATCGCCGGTGACGCGCAGGCCTCGCTGGTGAGCTCGCTCACCGTGTCCGCCTGGCCGGCGGTCACGGTCGCCGTCGGCGTCGTCCTCGCCCTCGCCGGCGTGCTCGTGCTGCTCTTCGGATCGGCGTGGAAGCAGGGCGGCAGGAAGTACGAGTCGAGCACGGAGTCGAAGCGGGCACGTGCGGCTGGCACAGCGACGGGGGACCGGATCTCCGATTGGGAGGCTCTCTCTGACGGCGACGACCCGACGGACGGCGACGACGACTTCGTCGATGGCGATGACGCTATCGACGGCAGCGGCGACCAGGGGCTGGGCTCCGGTCCGCGCCAGTGACACGCGTGCGCCACGCGCGCCGCATTCGCTGAAAGCTGGGAGTTCCCGGTAAGATTGACACGTCCGAATGTGCACACCTGCCAGAGGAGATACATGAGTAACCAGCACGGAGACCCCGGTCACGGCGATTCGCCCGCGGCATGGACAGCAGTGGTGGTGATGCTCATTGGCATTGCGGCCGGAACTGTCTTCTTCTTCCTGCACATGCCCACCCTCGTTTGGGTATGCGTCGGCGTCGTCGCGCTCGGCCTGATCCTCGGATTCGTCCTGGCGAAGGCCGGCTACGGCGTGAACGGCCCCCGGTACACTCCGAAGTCACACGACTAACAGTGCTTGATCAGCTCCTCCAGGGTTCGCTCGAGGACGCGAAATCCCGCAGGCAGATCAGGCCGTATGCCGCTGTAGAGGCGGAGGCGCTCGCGCGCCCCACCGCCCTCGACGCGCTCGCGCATCTCGCCCCGGCTGACCACATTCGGGTCATCGCCGAGGTGAAGCGCGCGAGCCCGTCGCGGGGGGACCTCGCGGAGATCGCCGAGCCGCACGCGCTCGCCAGCCAGTATGAGGCTGGCGGGGCGAGCGTCGTCAGCGTGCTCACCGAGGAACGCAAGTTCAAGGGCTCGCTCGACGACCTTGAGGCCGTCCGCAAGGCCGTCAGCATCCCCGTGCTCCGCAAGGAGTTCATCGGCGAGGAGTACCAGATCCTCGAGGCGCGCGCCGCTGGCGCCGATCTCGTGCTGCTCATCGTCGCGGCGCTGCCGCAGGAGACGCTCGAGCGCCTGTACGCGTTCACGCTCGAGCTCGGCATGACGCCGCTCGTCGAAGCGCACTCGGCTGACGAGGTCGCGCGCTCGGTCGACCTGGGCGCGCAGCTCATCGGCGTGAACGCCCGCGATCTTTCGACGTTCGAACTCGACCGTGACCTGTTCGGCCG
Protein-coding regions in this window:
- a CDS encoding DUF6704 family protein produces the protein MSNQHGDPGHGDSPAAWTAVVVMLIGIAAGTVFFFLHMPTLVWVCVGVVALGLILGFVLAKAGYGVNGPRYTPKSHD
- the hisI gene encoding phosphoribosyl-AMP cyclohydrolase, which encodes MSADAAQNAHTETAQTETSAEASAAVETAIAGLSFGANDLMPAMVQDDDSGDVLMLAWMDAEAVRRTLTTGRVTYWSRSRGEYWRKGDTSGHRQYVRSVAADCDGDTLLVRVVQVGAACHTGTRTCFDGRELPAVVGSPNAE
- a CDS encoding anthranilate synthase component I, which gives rise to MSNTTTRAEFEVERSEHAVIPVRREIFADADTPVSIYRKVAGSRVGTFLLESAEQGGVWTRFSFVGAGSFGVLGERDGFAQWTPSTHVVGAAGPAGTASALDEDRLLPGGVTHLQPVEALRAAYERWKAPQVPGLPPLASGFVGYLGWETVRQFERLDSPPPVPSGLPTQGLSFVSELVVIDHREGSVILIANVLNDGALASDGTEPAAGADADAQWADAQRRLDALQAALAAPESSPLGVLDRAALPEPQRLTTTPEYMATVDAAKRYIVDGDIFQVVPSQRFDQECTADPLDVYRVLRHLNPSPFLYLVQLEDNDGVPFSVVGSSPEALVTVQEHGHVMTHPIAGSRPRGESVEQDNQYAKDLLADEKERAEHLMLVDLARNDLARVCEPGSVEVTEFMRIERFSHIMHIVSSVEGQVRPDQNPVDVFRATFPAGTLSGAPKPRALEIIDELEPVQRGVYGGVVGYFGLGGAADLAIAIRTATIRDGVAMVQAGAGIVADSVPETEDAECQSKAAAPLRAIAIANSLTRTEAHV
- the trpC gene encoding indole-3-glycerol phosphate synthase TrpC; the encoded protein is MLDQLLQGSLEDAKSRRQIRPYAAVEAEALARPTALDALAHLAPADHIRVIAEVKRASPSRGDLAEIAEPHALASQYEAGGASVVSVLTEERKFKGSLDDLEAVRKAVSIPVLRKEFIGEEYQILEARAAGADLVLLIVAALPQETLERLYAFTLELGMTPLVEAHSADEVARSVDLGAQLIGVNARDLSTFELDRDLFGRVADQIPAGVIRVAESAVLGVDDVVRYREAGADAILVGEALVTSDPIATLASFLSV
- the hisF gene encoding imidazole glycerol phosphate synthase subunit HisF gives rise to the protein MSVAVRVIPCLDVAGGRVVKGVNFLNLQDAGDPVELAAKYAEQGADELTFLDVTATVDGRATTYDVVRRTAEQVFIPLTVGGGVREVDDVARLLEVGADKVGINSGAIARPAVIGEIADRFGAQVLVLSLDVRRSDRTPSGFVVTTHGGKRETDLDALEWCVEAVERGAGELLVNSMDADGTQDGFDLELVRRVRELASVPVIASGGAGELDHFAPAVDAGADAVLAASVFHYGKFTIGDVKGALADAGHTVRMSAAGGAA
- a CDS encoding Trp biosynthesis-associated membrane protein; translated protein: MSDIKRSKLTGKGSLIGLVVLAGAAALLASVQAWLSIALLPGVATVEELTVTGQQITPALTLIALAALAAALVLTIAGKGFRRVIAVLIVALGGGLAYSGVQAIVNPLDGASGALEGVSGIAGDAQASLVSSLTVSAWPAVTVAVGVVLALAGVLVLLFGSAWKQGGRKYESSTESKRARAAGTATGDRISDWEALSDGDDPTDGDDDFVDGDDAIDGSGDQGLGSGPRQ
- a CDS encoding thiamine-binding protein, with product MILAFSVAPSGGETSSDGSVSDAVAQAVAIVRESGLPHRTSSMFTEIEGEWDEVFDVVKRATEAVMPFGSRISLVMKADIRPGFTGELDGKLERLEQAIEGGVPDARARGRHS
- the hisG gene encoding ATP phosphoribosyltransferase, with the protein product MLRIAVPNKGSLSEIAAEMLAEAGYSGRKDSRKLVHADPKNDVEFFYLRPRDIATYVGSGALDVGITGRDLLLDSGSEAHEIAELDFADSTFRFASPAEGDIKELTDLQGKRVATSYPLLVDTFLRKHGVESTLVKLDGAVESAVQLGVADAVADVVSTGATLRAAGLEIFGPVILDSTAVLIGGPSQHPGMERLMRRLRGVLVARKFVIMDYDLPVAHLDDAIAVAGGIESPTVSPLRDEEWVAVRVMVPSDDANTIMDRLYDLGARAILVTAIHAARL
- a CDS encoding phosphoribosyl-ATP diphosphatase, whose protein sequence is MKTFDTLFAELAEKAASRPEGSDTVARLDAGVHSIGKKIVEEAAEVWMAAEYESQEACAEEISQLLYHLQVLMLAKGMTLEDVYTHL